The Pungitius pungitius chromosome 15, fPunPun2.1, whole genome shotgun sequence nucleotide sequence GACAAGACAAAACCCTCCAGTAGTCCGTGTGAAAATGGTTTAGGTGTGTCCTATTGtgcaaacacgtttttgcaTGCGCTGCAGACGTTAAATCCACTTCAATGTTGCACAGACAGTAAAACATGAAATACtttccgaggggggggggggggggggggtgatactTCTTTTTATAGGCACTGTAACGCCACACTGAACAGTTTGATCGCTGGTGTTCGATTCCTGCTCGGAGCACCTTGAATGAACACTAGACGAACCGGGTTCAGGTACACAGAACACACAGATGGCCCCGCTCAGAGCCTCCTCACGGCCCCAGGCGGCCCCTGGATGCATAGGTTGGACTTAAAGAAGGCTACCCCGCCTGGCATGCCAACTCTTCTTCTTTCATCCCCCCCAAGGCTTGAAGTGCAAACAGTTGTAGTGAAATATCAGAAAGTAAATGATGTTTGGATGTGACGCCCCGAAGACTCCTAGGAGATGATCTCCAGGATGTAGAAGACCAGCTCCATGACCACCGGGCCCTCGCTGAGCTGACACACTCCGCTGTGGATGACGGGGATCAGAGCGCTGTCCAGGTCGCTCAGGTACTGAGGCAGAAGAGGCTGCCCGTTACTCCCTGCCAGGTAACCCACCTGTGACGAGGATGCAAAGAACAGCGGATTTCAGAGGGCTTTCTTGCTCACTTAATTATCACAAACTGCACTCGTTGCATTATGCAAAGTGTTTAAGCACTTTGTTGGAGTCGGAAAGAGTTGTCTCGTGCGTCCTTTGGCAAGAACTTGACAATCTCTAACATCTGAGGCGTCCCACCTGGTCAGAGTCCAGAGTGACCCTCAGTCCCAGTTTGGCCATGCCGTCCTCCTTCAGCAGCTTCAGGTGGGGACACAGCGCCACGCAGAAAGCTCTCGCCACGTTCTCAGTGAGCCGGCTGTGGTCGGCCGGGTCGCTCAGGACGTTAGGTTGATCTTCACTCTGGAGGAAAAACacctaaacaaaaatgtatatagAAAATCACTActttttacaaaacacaaaccCCTCCAACATGCAAGTTGAAAAAAGCATTAACAAATTACAAAGTTTTATTGGATGATTCAGAAAgtttgaggaagaaaaaaataatttccataTGATGTCaagagttgttttttgtttttttttacccgaccCCTCCTAATTTGAAAACTAAATGGTTTGTTTCAGTAATGCTGTTAGTCCCAGTTAAGAGACCAAACCTGCACCCTCATGGTGTTGTCTTTTTACGAGGGTCAACTGTGTACCTCGGTCCAGCGGATGACTTTGCCGTTGGCTTTGAACTCGGCGCCGTGGAAGATCTTGACACTGATGATGGACTCCATAGACTTCCCATCGATGGGACTAATGACGCTAAAtaaccagaacacacacacaaaacaaccgGGTTTAGGCACATGACATGAGTAACTAAAGCAATAGTATGGCATGAAAGTTTCAACAGGTCTAAATCTAATTTCCTGTCTTAGAATCAGGTTTATTTGCGAcgcgaaaaaaaaaggtaaaacctAATTcattgaagaataaataaacttATTCAACAAAGACACAGGGCTCGCCATCATCCTTTCTCACCCCTTGTTGAAGTCGTGGTCGTCCTCGGTCCACTGGATGTGGACGAGCTCCTGGTTCTCCTGCTGGTCGGCTTTACCACACGTGATGGAGAAGTCCTTCATGTCCCTCAGGGCTTGACGTAGAGAGTCCATGGTCTCCGCTGTGATCTGGATCATCACACCGTCTAAGGGTGGAGAAAAGTTAAAGACCCATCATCTTGATTAGAGCTGAAACAAAATAGTGTATTCATCTGTAAGCCGATTGACAGAACAGGTCTCTACAATTACGCGTAAAATTAAGGGACACCAACGATTTTACAGTTGAAGATCAGTTTACTTCATGAGGAGTCACGCTAGCGGGGTTAAAGACAGCATCACAGAAGGCTTTTTAAAAGTTGGAGATCGCCAGTTCGACAGTTGGAggcaaatgaagaaaaaacccAGCAGGAACTAAAGGTCAGCGCTTCTGCTTCAGAACCCCTTCAGGTCATGTTGTTGTATGTCGAATATCTCTTTGTACTGTTTTCTTGAGCTTCAGTGACCCTTGAATCCTTATCAATCATCAATAATAGATGAAATCAAAAGAACCTATTTGTAGCCAGCTGTCAGAAATAATAAAACGCTCCTTTTTTGCAGTCGTTTTGAATGATGTTAATCTATTTTTGAGTGAAACTCCAGTGTATTAATTATCtggaaaattaattaaataagtAAGTAGCATGAATCAGTCTCTCACACCCAGAATTGTGCGTAGTAGGAATGAAATCTTTAACAGTTGGTTAGTTAATTTCGTATGCCCAACTCTTTCTGCAGTATACATGAATTTGTTGCAATGTGggctttgtatgtgtgtgtgtcaatagaGACCAtacaaatttatatatatatatatatatatatattttacacacacaaatattattCAAAACCAATATTTTAGCCAAGATGTCTTTTTGTCACATTTCTCACCTTCCACAATGCTGGTTTTGGCCAAGAAGCCCGACGACACTTTCAAAGCACCACTGAATACAAAGAAGCAGGCGCCAGTAACTGTAGAAAAAGGAACGGAAGAATAATCATAAACTAAGATCAACTacacaaggttttttttcttttcaattgtttaattaaaggaGGCACCTTTGCGGGGCTGGTGATGGATGCTGATGGCCTGCGTCTGGTAGTTCCCATCATCGTTCTGGACGCACACCAGGTGGGAGTCGGCCCGGTCGTTGAAACACGCTCCCATGGCCAGCACGTGTTCGTTGGACTTGTTCATCGCCTTCATCAGCTGCAAAGACAAACAATAACCAGGTCTAATAAGATGCAGTTTGGGAGCGCCAGCCGAGGAAAATGGGCTTAACAAAGGCGGCCTGGTTAAGCCTTTTGAGGTGGGCTTGTGGGTGACCGCATTTAAACGGCGTAGAGATGACAGATTGCAAAGAAAGACATCGACGCGGGTGGGTATCAATAGTTGAAAGATCCCGCTTAATTCAGCTAAACCCCTTGCCCCTGCGTTCCCTCTGAAGCCATCCTTTGCCAAATCCTAAGTCTGGAGGGCTTTAACCACTTGCTGGGCTGAAGGCTCGCCTGCAAGCTGTTGAGAAACGCTCTCCACTTTACATTATCTGGTTCccatctgctgcagcagcagccgccgccaaACGCTACAACCGGCAGCACGCGCGCTCTCCACCGCCACTTTCCTTCCCTGCCAAAAATAGGCCTTTGTGCGTATCATTTCTTCTGCTCAAACATTCATTCACACCTCGGAGGCAGCGGCCCTATAACACGTCGGCAGCCCACGCCGAAAGTTCGGCTGCAGGGACCCGGGAGGGATTGTCACACCTCACCTACgcagagagaatgtgtgtgtgtgtgttgatcagGGAGCTTCATAGGAGCCTCCTCCAATGATGTCATCAGTCTGCTGGagggcttcattttttttgtttgaaaaattattacttttgagaagaaaaaaaaacagacacaaggagagaggggaaggcTGTTTGCTCATGTCTTGAAGTGAAAGGTTTGGAGAGAGTTTTGACAACCAAAAGATTTACTGATGTAAAAGCTGTCAATAAAACTCCAATGCCAATGTAAAAGGAAGCTCTCAAGTTCAATTTGAAATCCGTTGAGGCTCCGTTAATGTTTCCTGGTATAATTTTGACCTTCGCCCTTACCCTGCATCCCTTTAATTTTTGCATTGTATCCATCTGGCTTCggttatttatgtatatatatggtAAACTTTTATTAGGTATAAATATGCGATTTCATCTTAAATTGAAAAGCTAAGTAACAATTAAATCCATTTTCTGATTGTGAACTGAAGCAATCTGAATAAgcagaatatacagtatatgcatgaTAGTTTTGGTAACCACACATTTGATTGTATTAAAgtgtgagacaaaaaaaacgtataatCAGATAAAGACAGCCACACAATGTGGTTCTGTCGTTGTCCTCGTGGATTCTCATCTCAGAAACAATGCGATGTTAAGATTAGGACAAGAGAAGCCTCTATGTTCGACATTACTCATAATAACATAGGGTTGTGGAGCTAAATTCTTGTTGGCTGTAGAGAGCAGTGGGCAATACGAGTAAAAGTGCATTCATACCATGGAAACAATTAGTACTTATTACAGAAAGAAGCATCGGATGGGGGTGTGTTTAGTTGTCATGGGGACCAGACGTGGGACACTCACCTCATTGTACCGATTACTGGGGATCTTAATGCTGGTCTTCTTCACCTCCATGTCCACCACGAGACCTTTCACCACCGGGAGCGTGTACTGGTAGTTACGGAAGTCCTGAgacggaggaaaaaaagatgcaGGCCAAAAAACCTCAATTTACATAAATATTCTGGGAAGGACTCTAACATGGATTACACTCACGTTTGAGTACAAGGAAGTGAAAAACGTATTTGAAGCtaatatttattaaatgcatAAATGAAGGCGCTTCAACCTTGAAAATAAACATTGCCAAATAGAAGGCAACTTACTGCGAGCAGGTTCATGATGGTGTGGCCGGTCTCTCCAAAGAGGGGTTTCCTGAAGCGAACACTGAACAGCGGACACGGGTAAACTACAAAACAAAGCAATTCAGTTGAGGACTAATCCACAGGAGAACTGATACAAACACGTGTTATCTTTCTAAAGTCAAGGCCATCGGGTGTCAGTCAGTTCCCCAGCAACACGATGGTGTGGTCACAGAAAGGGATGTTTAGATTTACTTATTAGATTAGTTAGATTCAGTGTTCATGTAGGCATAAATTGCATAGCTTGTGATTCCTACATTTTTTGTCCTGTTCACTCAAAAATACAAATGAGCTACAAAATACATTGAACTTTGGAGAAACActaattcacaaaaaaaaaaaaaaaagaatgccgTTTATCTTTTTCCTCAAGCAACCAAAGCGCCTTATATGACTATTTTTAACCTTATCTCAGCAAACAGCTGGAAATTAGATCTCAttagcaataaaaaaagaaaaaaagaaaaaaaagaaatccatctCAACCTCAATCTGCAGTTCAGCGGGGATCCAAGCGCTGACGAGCAACCCGAGCTCCTGCTGGTCATTGCTCAGGGTAAAAAGAGCTACACTGACTGTGAGGGGGACTGAATTCATGGTGATGGCAGCATCTTGTGTTTAAGAGCAATGACTGTATGTGGCTTTTTATCAAAGTTATCTATCCAAGCTGGCTGGCGGCAGGAAAGAGGCTTAGCAGAGCCAGGCTTCGTGCTAGGAGGCCTGGTTGTGAGAAAAGGGGATTTGGtggagataaaaaataaataaatcacaagaCTTACTGGTCCATGTGAAAAGCTGTGAGAAATGTATGAGAACAGCCGGTTTGAGGTCTACGAGTTTCATCTGACAATTGACGTACTAAGCTCGCTGGATCAAGCTGGATCTTAATATTTTACGTTAGAGGGCACTTGCACCCTTTGCTTTCCCTTTCTTCAAATCGAACTGTGATGTTCGGTTCCAACATGTGACAGAAAAgtgtcttcttccccccccccccccatcagtttGCCGGTCACATTATACCAGCCCTATGTCTCCCCCGTCTGATTCACTTCAAATGAAGCACACTGTTGATGTGCACATATCCCGTTGTGGCCTGCAAGGCAAGCGAGTTTTGTGGTTGAGTCTGACGACAAAGACTCTGGATGCACAGGTTGGTTAGTTTAGAATGTTTCCTCATACAAACTGAAACCATGAGtcacctttttttaaagcttgATTGAAAACTATACCTATTATAGTGATGGACGTTAAGGTGAGATTGTGATGTCTCGTAATCTGAACGTTTCCAAATTCaggagtttttttattttttattgaacaATCGTGTTAATGCGTGTCTCAATATAGATAAAGATTATATTTTAAAGTTGCGACAcaatttggtttgttttaaatgGATGGTGACATTTAAATGTGAACTTAATCTGTGTCAACCCTTtcaaataatatgaaataattgaataatactTAATCCCCCATCACTATACACGATGAGCCCCACAGGGCATCTGTACTCACATCGGTACTCTGCGCCCAGCCGCAGCATGAGGCGGATGGGGAAGACCTTGGCCCAGGGCGTCTCCCACTTCTGTACCAGGATGCCGAAGAGGTACGGTGGGTTGGGCAGCAGAAGGTCCTGCAGCGACTGGAAGGAGGGGCTGATGTAGAGGAACCCGCCGTGCTCCTTACTGCCTAGGAAGCTCTGCGCGAAGAACGAGTGACTCAGGTGGCCCAGCACGTTGCCTTTAAGAGACGAGGCAAAAAGTCAAGGGAGGTTACTTAGTGATAaaggagggggaggcagagcaGAATAGAAAAGGAACACAAATGGGGGGAAAGAATGACAAACTAGTGCCAACCGGTGAAACTAAATATGCATTTACCTGGGATTATAAGGGTGCTAAAGGCCATTACTTAGTCCGATTTAAGTTCTTCAACAGTGAATACAAAAGGTATCTTGCCTGCTCCCCCTGCAGCCTGATGTTACCAGAACGGCTTCATGTTACCAATTATCTGGAGGAGGAATCTCTTGCTTTAGATGCCACATAACCCAATAATGGCACGACAAAGCTCAGTGGCTGCAACTTGCTAGAGACAGCACTTCTTCCTGAGACCTGACAGGCAGCAAGTTAATCAGAAAGGACTCACACAATATGGCTCTGTTGCTCCAGCCTGAAACTGCCCCAGTGTGactataaaaaaggaaatagccTGAGGGGAGCGAGCCATCAAAGTCACCCACTATTAGCCGATTTTGCACCGCAGCATACGGAGTTAAAAAAACGCACAATAAGCGCTGGAGAGGTGTCGAGCCTGCAGGGAGCCGACCTGACAGCAGGATGCTAATGGCTGCGCCACTttccatgggaaaaaaaagtagagCATGAACATTTCCCTGAACATTACTTTAAGGTTAGCCGTTCCTTTAACTGGGCAACACTTGACAGGAAGCCTCACCTGTTGACAGCACTGCTAGTATGAACATTCACTACTAGTGAGCACGTACGGTGGAGGTTGAATAGGTTCATTGGGGTGGAGCCTCTGCTTGTGTTCTTACCGCTGAGGGCCTCCTGGTAGAGTTGAACAAAGTGGGTGAAGATGTCTTTCGGGATGGTCTTCTCGTCAGGTAGACACTGGAGAAGAATGACCACCTCTGCCTGGCCGACGGCGTGCATGCCCTTAGTCGTCATGTACcagcacttcctgtttacatcTGTGGGGTGGAGAAAACAAGAGGACTAGTCAGTCACATTTACAGGAGATAAATAGCAAGACACATTTCATACAGTCCAGAATGGCAAACTAAAGTCACTGTGAGGACATGCAAAAATCTCTCTATTTCTTAACTCAGTATTTCagacaaactaaataaaaacattttaaataaatatagtaAAACATGTGTTTAAGTTTTCCTTAAACCATTATGAATTCTCAAATGAAAAAGAGTTTCCTGCATTATTAAAATACTCACAGTTGACAAGCTTGACCATGGCGAGCAGGTTGGCGTTAAGCACAAAGACCAGCGGGTCTGGattttcctcctccagctgttgcATGAGGACGATCTCTGACGGCTTCTCCTCCACTGCGTAGTCTGCATGTGGGGTTGAGCACAAGGAGATAAGGGAGGAACAGAGGTAAAAGTTAGATAAACTGATGGCACGAACAGGACGAGAGCGCACACAGCAGAGCGAGGATGATAAAACGAGTCACATGTGAGGTCATAGAAAGAAATGATGATCAGCCCTCGATGAGGGAAAATCTGCATTCCCAtgaacaaatccccccccccccgtttgcaaTGAGTGGTCGAATCATGAGCCGTGAATACAgaacacatgtaaaaaaaaaaaaatacacacataacgagcacaaaaacagcagctgtCAGAAGCAATGAGGAGGCAGCAGAATGGTGAGGATGAGGGCAAGCACCTGTGATGTGGCCTCCCGTACCTCCTTTGACTCCGGTGGAGATGAGGATGGGAGGGAGCCCGTCCTCCGGGATCAGACTGAGGGAGCTGCCCACGGGACTGCCCACTGGCGCAGTTGTGGCATGGGCTgcctggagctggagaggaggggtgggggtgcgcGTCGAGaggtacagtaccagtcaaaggtttggacacaccttctcattgaATTCAATTAGTTAGGACAATTTCGAGGTGACGATTAAATAAGCCGAGGCAAAATGAGTCCTATAAGTGAAACTTACAAATTGACagcatgttttgtgtgtctgatgAGCTTATTTTATACTTTAAGGAACCACTTGGCTACATAATGCAAACTTTCTGACACAAATGTGTATCAGAAAAGTCAGCAGTATGCTTTTAGATCAATTCCTGCAGTAGTTAGATTATGATTAAAGTAATAACTTTATGCCAGTATAACGTCATAAGTCATATTTTGTAACCAAGTTCTGTTTGCAGAGCATCACCTGGTGATTGGAGATGGACACATTTCAAAACTTCAACAATTACTTTGTTTAACAGATCATGAATGATCCTCAGAGGTGGCATTCAAGTCCAATGAGCATAACCACTGAAAACAATCCAGATTCCAATTACTCTTTCATGTGTTGGGAGAAAAACTTGTTTCAGTCTACTTGGATTTCTAATTCTGATTAAGCAAACaaggaatgtatttttttaaactcactgCAGTCTGTGATCCGGCCAGCAAATCACCAAGAATCCCACAGAAAGAATTCTTTGTGGCTTCAGAGTAGCTAATACACCCATAATAAGCTCTCGTAATAGCATTAACGGtgggtgaatgttttttttttttattttcttcatgccGAGCCTACCTCTGAGGATTCAGAAGTGGAGGATTTGTTTGAATACATGGAGATAGCCAGCGACTGTGAGGGCGCTGAGCCGGAGGTCGGGGGTTTAGGGGACTCGTTTGCTGTGTCTCCGTTGGGTAGCAGCCCATCAGCAAACCAcaccctcctctgctcccggGTCAAGGTGGCTAAAAAAGGTGAGAGAACCAGAGAAGCACCATTATATGTCAAAATGTTATGCAAGCGACCTTTTATCAGAACAAGCACTTTTATAAAAAATCAGTGAGGAAAGAAAGGCAACAACAAGGTGAGACGCTTTTTATTCTCTCTAAAGGTTGTACCCTCGTTGCCGGACGGTTTCAGAACTCCCACCGGCACCATGACCGTAGGAGGAGGGGAGCTGAGCACCCCGGAGGCCTGGGcctgctgcagggggg carries:
- the zfyve9a gene encoding zinc finger FYVE domain-containing protein 9 isoform X1; translation: MENYFQAEAFNLDKVLDEFEQNEDETEDLSDAKWTQILAPPAHLLSLNPALAHADLSPQESPLPFKTLPDPLSSASPKRHPGAELPSWVEERPADVHSPPLLQPNIGKLVGTDDHSPPPVTARAAVQNGCPASPQLGGPGEEARSPSVDQEAKPHRVERAPSAGGRSSAVNCTHFTFEVVLGHEEETPSLKIHPDVQLTTPTGGDVTEGASADVFHRNCIEKKTEHLEEEQVECLLNRGRDIQVCCEVNGLSPPYRVGGAEIERTCTPEGQLDQLFKISSLPNGLEQESSNHSKLKETEEEEEGFSPSPVPSKEDSVTEEKEMEESKQESGDAARGGAASGSAHPKPHNNRLQPVSVPYGGARPKQPVSLKLQIPQPLSGQVQNQLGPPATSRNKNQENQCRRSTASETTANGAEQSAGGVNGDGAVHSPPPMPPESPDNDAQAGQHGALCRKPVSSLGEVAPLWVPDSQAPVCMKCDVRFTFTKRRHHCRACGKVFCTSCCSLKCRLEYMDRKEARVCVTCHSALTSAQSWQTPAAGSNQSPNPNNPAEYCSTIPPLQQAQASGVLSSPPPTVMVPVGVLKPSGNEATLTREQRRVWFADGLLPNGDTANESPKPPTSGSAPSQSLAISMYSNKSSTSESSELQAAHATTAPVGSPVGSSLSLIPEDGLPPILISTGVKGGTGGHITDYAVEEKPSEIVLMQQLEEENPDPLVFVLNANLLAMVKLVNYVNRKCWYMTTKGMHAVGQAEVVILLQCLPDEKTIPKDIFTHFVQLYQEALSGNVLGHLSHSFFAQSFLGSKEHGGFLYISPSFQSLQDLLLPNPPYLFGILVQKWETPWAKVFPIRLMLRLGAEYRFYPCPLFSVRFRKPLFGETGHTIMNLLADFRNYQYTLPVVKGLVVDMEVKKTSIKIPSNRYNELMKAMNKSNEHVLAMGACFNDRADSHLVCVQNDDGNYQTQAISIHHQPRKVTGACFFVFSGALKVSSGFLAKTSIVEDGVMIQITAETMDSLRQALRDMKDFSITCGKADQQENQELVHIQWTEDDHDFNKGVISPIDGKSMESIISVKIFHGAEFKANGKVIRWTEVFFLQSEDQPNVLSDPADHSRLTENVARAFCVALCPHLKLLKEDGMAKLGLRVTLDSDQVGYLAGSNGQPLLPQYLSDLDSALIPVIHSGVCQLSEGPVVMELVFYILEIIS
- the zfyve9a gene encoding zinc finger FYVE domain-containing protein 9 isoform X2 encodes the protein MENYFQAEAFNLDKVLDEFEQNEDETEDLSDAKWTQILAPPAHLLSLNPALAHADLSPQESPLPFKTLPDPLSSASPKRHPGAELPSWVEERPADVHSPPLLQPNIGKLVGTDDHSPPPVTARAAVQNGCPASPQLGGPGEEARSPSVDQEAKPHRVERAPSAGGRSSAVNCTHFTFEVVLGHEEETPSLKIHPDVQLTTPTGGDVTEGASADVFHRNCIEKKTEHLEEEQVECLLNRGRDIQVCCEVNGLSPPYRVGGAEIERTCTPEGQLDQLFKISSLPNGLEQESSNHSKLKETEEEEEGFSPSPVPSKEDSVTEEKEMEESKQESGDAARGGAASGSAHPKPHNNRLQPVSVPYGGARPKQPVSLKLQIPQPLSGQVQNQLGPPATSRNKNQENQCRRSTASETTANGAEQSAGGVNGDGAVHSPPPMPPESPDNDAQAGQHGALCRKPVSSLGEVAPLWVPDSQAPVCMKCDVRFTFTKRRHHCRACGKVFCTSCCSLKCRLEYMDRKEARVCVTCHSALTSAQSWQTPAAGSNQSPNPNNPAEYCSTIPPLQQAQASGVLSSPPPTVMVPVGVLKPSGNEATLTREQRRVWFADGLLPNGDTANESPKPPTSGSAPSQSLAISMYSNKSSTSESSELQAAHATTAPVGSPVGSSLSLIPEDGLPPILISTGVKGDYAVEEKPSEIVLMQQLEEENPDPLVFVLNANLLAMVKLVNYVNRKCWYMTTKGMHAVGQAEVVILLQCLPDEKTIPKDIFTHFVQLYQEALSGNVLGHLSHSFFAQSFLGSKEHGGFLYISPSFQSLQDLLLPNPPYLFGILVQKWETPWAKVFPIRLMLRLGAEYRFYPCPLFSVRFRKPLFGETGHTIMNLLADFRNYQYTLPVVKGLVVDMEVKKTSIKIPSNRYNELMKAMNKSNEHVLAMGACFNDRADSHLVCVQNDDGNYQTQAISIHHQPRKVTGACFFVFSGALKVSSGFLAKTSIVEDGVMIQITAETMDSLRQALRDMKDFSITCGKADQQENQELVHIQWTEDDHDFNKGVISPIDGKSMESIISVKIFHGAEFKANGKVIRWTEVFFLQSEDQPNVLSDPADHSRLTENVARAFCVALCPHLKLLKEDGMAKLGLRVTLDSDQVGYLAGSNGQPLLPQYLSDLDSALIPVIHSGVCQLSEGPVVMELVFYILEIIS